In a single window of the Bacteroidia bacterium genome:
- the pfkA gene encoding 6-phosphofructokinase produces MKKIAVFTSGGDAPGMNACIRAVVRTAAHHQLEISGIMHGYEGMMNGEFIPLPPKSVANIIQRGGTVLKTSRSEKFHSKEGREKAFEHIQKNKIDALIAIGGDGTFRAASVFESEFNIPIIGIPGTIDNDLIGTDYTIGYDTAINTVIDALDKIRDTAESHERLFIVEVMGRDAGLIALRTGIASGAMDILIPEIKTDHTQLIHKLKNGRKDKTSKIIIVAEGDEAGGAIETGKKIKLALPHYDVRITVLGHIQRGGNPSCMDRVLASRLGFAAVEALIQKKHGVMVGSKSNEIIFTPFENAVKHISQLNPEWLKMMEILSA; encoded by the coding sequence ATGAAGAAAATAGCCGTGTTTACTTCAGGAGGCGATGCACCGGGAATGAACGCTTGTATTAGAGCCGTAGTACGAACTGCAGCACATCATCAATTGGAAATTTCGGGAATTATGCACGGGTACGAAGGTATGATGAACGGAGAATTTATTCCACTTCCGCCGAAATCCGTTGCCAATATTATTCAGCGCGGTGGCACTGTTTTAAAAACATCCCGCAGCGAAAAATTTCACTCAAAAGAAGGCAGAGAAAAAGCATTTGAACACATCCAGAAAAATAAAATTGATGCGCTAATAGCGATTGGTGGAGATGGAACTTTCCGCGCTGCATCCGTATTTGAAAGTGAATTCAACATTCCGATTATCGGCATTCCGGGAACAATTGATAACGATTTAATTGGCACCGATTATACGATTGGCTACGACACCGCCATCAATACAGTGATTGACGCCTTGGATAAAATTCGCGATACCGCAGAATCGCACGAGCGTTTATTTATTGTAGAGGTAATGGGTCGCGATGCCGGCTTAATTGCGCTTCGAACGGGCATTGCGTCGGGCGCGATGGACATTTTAATTCCAGAAATAAAAACCGACCACACACAATTAATTCACAAATTAAAAAACGGAAGGAAAGATAAAACATCGAAAATTATTATTGTAGCAGAAGGCGATGAGGCAGGCGGAGCCATCGAAACAGGAAAAAAAATAAAATTAGCATTGCCGCATTACGATGTGCGCATTACTGTTTTAGGTCACATTCAGCGCGGCGGAAATCCGAGTTGTATGGACAGAGTACTTGCCAGCCGACTTGGTTTTGCTGCCGTTGAAGCCTTAATACAAAAAAAACACGGCGTGATGGTAGGCAGTAAAAGCAATGAAATTATTTTCACTCCTTTTGAAAATGCAGTGAAACACATTTCGCAATTAAATCCGGAATGGCTGAAAATGATGGAGATTTTATCCGCTTGA
- the gap gene encoding type I glyceraldehyde-3-phosphate dehydrogenase gives MKKTRIAINGFGRIGRVLFRVLQKRQNIEIIAINDLSDAKTLAHLLKYDSIHGVYQGTVIAEESHFIVDGKKIIILSEKNPEQLPWKSMDIDIVIESTGFFLDKQSAEKHLLAGAKKVILSAPPKADDIKTIVIGINDELLKKEDVIISNASCTTNCAAPMIKLLDENWEIEDAYITTVHSYTGDQRLHDAPHKDLRRARAAAVSIVPTSTGAAKAITKIFPHLHGKIGGCGIRVPVPDGSLTDITCTLRKKASVEEINAIFKKAAETNLRNILQYTLDPIVSIDIVGNPYSCIFDADLTSVLGGMIKVIGWYDNESGYSNRLADLIEKMSL, from the coding sequence ATGAAAAAAACGCGCATTGCCATCAACGGTTTCGGAAGAATAGGAAGAGTTCTATTTCGTGTCCTTCAGAAAAGACAAAATATAGAAATCATTGCCATCAATGATCTGAGCGATGCAAAAACACTCGCGCATTTATTGAAATACGATTCCATTCACGGCGTGTACCAAGGAACTGTTATTGCAGAAGAAAGTCATTTTATTGTTGATGGAAAAAAAATAATTATTCTGTCTGAAAAAAATCCTGAACAATTACCTTGGAAATCAATGGACATAGATATTGTCATCGAATCCACTGGGTTTTTCTTAGACAAACAAAGCGCTGAAAAGCACTTATTGGCTGGTGCTAAAAAAGTAATTCTTTCTGCGCCACCAAAAGCCGACGACATCAAAACCATCGTTATTGGAATAAATGATGAATTGCTTAAAAAAGAAGATGTCATTATTTCGAATGCTTCGTGCACCACTAATTGCGCGGCTCCCATGATAAAATTATTGGATGAAAATTGGGAAATTGAAGACGCTTACATTACCACCGTTCATTCCTATACTGGCGATCAACGCTTGCACGATGCGCCTCACAAAGATTTGCGAAGAGCAAGAGCAGCGGCGGTTTCCATCGTTCCTACTTCTACTGGCGCAGCAAAAGCAATCACTAAAATCTTCCCGCATTTACATGGAAAAATAGGTGGTTGCGGTATTCGAGTTCCCGTTCCGGACGGATCTTTGACGGACATTACGTGTACGTTGAGAAAAAAGGCAAGCGTGGAAGAAATCAATGCTATTTTTAAAAAAGCAGCGGAAACTAACTTGAGAAATATTCTTCAATATACACTTGATCCTATTGTTTCCATTGATATTGTAGGAAATCCGTATTCCTGTATTTTTGATGCTGATTTAACTTCTGTACTTGGCGGAATGATAAAAGTAATTGGCTGGTACGACAATGAATCAGGGTATTCCAACCGTTTAGCGGATTTAATCGAAAAGATGAGTCTCTAA
- a CDS encoding class I SAM-dependent RNA methyltransferase: protein MEENINEFQMLAKTAFGMEEILAAELLKLGARNIEQRNRAVSFTGDKGFMYKANLCLRTALRILKPITHFEVSDENDFYEKIQKINWEKYLEPQETLAVDTALNTDLFNHSQYISQKTKDAIVDKYREKYGVRPDVDLDNPTLRINIHIFQTTCTVSLDSSGDALYKRGYRENINLAPLNEVLAAAMVILSGWNKHSVLVDPMCGSGTILIEAAMYANNIPPGCFREQFGFEKWKDFDADLWQVIYDAAIDKIDSLNPEIRGCDISPNIIKKAKKNIKTAKVDDVVSVQHCSFQDFEPPAAKGVVIFNPPYGERMVKDNIEELYKEIGSTMKKKYSGYDVWIISSNIEAIHAIGLRPSRKITLFNGALECKFLKYEMYQGTKKIHKLVKED, encoded by the coding sequence GTGGAAGAAAATATAAATGAGTTTCAGATGCTTGCCAAAACTGCTTTCGGAATGGAAGAAATTTTGGCAGCCGAATTGTTGAAATTAGGTGCCAGAAATATTGAGCAACGCAACCGCGCCGTTAGTTTTACAGGCGACAAAGGTTTTATGTACAAAGCCAATTTGTGTTTGCGCACCGCCTTACGAATTTTAAAACCCATCACTCATTTTGAGGTTTCGGATGAAAATGATTTCTACGAAAAAATTCAAAAAATAAATTGGGAAAAATATTTAGAACCTCAAGAAACCTTGGCGGTGGATACGGCGCTCAACACTGATTTATTCAACCATTCGCAATACATTTCTCAAAAAACAAAAGATGCCATTGTAGATAAATACCGCGAAAAATATGGCGTTCGTCCGGATGTAGATTTAGACAATCCGACGCTTCGCATCAACATTCATATTTTTCAAACTACCTGCACGGTTTCTTTGGATAGTTCTGGCGATGCGCTTTATAAAAGAGGTTATCGCGAAAACATAAATTTAGCGCCACTCAACGAAGTATTGGCGGCAGCGATGGTGATACTCAGTGGCTGGAATAAACATTCCGTTTTGGTTGATCCCATGTGCGGCTCCGGAACTATTTTGATAGAAGCCGCGATGTACGCGAATAATATTCCGCCAGGTTGCTTTCGCGAACAATTTGGTTTTGAAAAATGGAAAGATTTTGATGCTGATTTGTGGCAAGTAATTTACGATGCCGCAATTGATAAAATCGACAGTTTAAATCCGGAAATAAGAGGCTGTGATATTTCGCCAAACATCATAAAAAAAGCGAAAAAAAATATTAAAACAGCAAAAGTGGACGACGTAGTTTCGGTACAACATTGTTCTTTTCAAGATTTCGAACCACCTGCTGCCAAAGGCGTTGTGATTTTCAATCCGCCTTACGGCGAACGAATGGTGAAAGATAATATTGAAGAATTGTACAAAGAAATCGGAAGTACGATGAAAAAAAAATACAGCGGTTACGATGTCTGGATTATCAGTTCAAATATAGAAGCCATCCATGCAATTGGTTTGCGTCCGTCGCGAAAAATCACCTTGTTTAACGGTGCCTTGGAATGTAAATTTTTGAAATACGAAATGTATCAAGGCACAAAAAAAATTCATAAATTGGTAAAAGAAGATTGA